Proteins encoded together in one Xenopus laevis strain J_2021 chromosome 6L, Xenopus_laevis_v10.1, whole genome shotgun sequence window:
- the has2.L gene encoding hyaluronan synthase 2-like, giving the protein MHCERFICILRIIGTTLFGVSLLLGISAAYIVGYQFIQTDNYYFSFGLYGAILALHLIIQSLFAFLEHRKMKRSLETPIKLNKSVALCIAAYQEDPVYLRKCLLSVKRLTYPGMKIIMVIDGNADDDLYMMDIFREIMGNDSCATYVWKNNFHMKGPNETDETHRESMQHVTQMVLSNRNVCIMQKWNGKREVMYTAFKALGRSVDYVQVCDSDTVLDPASSVEMVKVLEEDIMVGGVGGDVQILNKYDSWISFLSSVRYWMAFNIERACQSYFGCVQCISGPLGMYRNSLLHEFIEDWYNQEFLGSQCSFGDDRHLTNRVLSLGYATKYTARSKCLTETPTEYLRWLNQQTRWSKSYFREWLYNSMWFYKHHLWMTYEAVITGFFPFFLIATVIQLFYRGRIWNILLFLLTVQLVGLIKSSFASALRGNIVMVFMSLYSVLYMSSLLPAKMFAIATINKAGWGTSGRKTIVVNFIGLIPITVWFTILLGGVCYTIWRETKKPFSESEKIVLVVGAILYACYWVMLLTMYVSLVMKCGRRRKEPQHDLVLDV; this is encoded by the exons atgcACTGTGAACGGTTTATATGCATCCTGAGAATAATTGGGACAACTCTCTTTGGAGTCTCCTTGTTACTTGGAATCTCAGCTGCTTATATCGTTGGTTACCAATTTATCCAAACAGACaactattatttctcctttgGACTCTATGGGGCGATTTTAGCACTCCACCTTATTATCCAAAGCCTTTTTGCCTTTCTGGAACACCGAAAAATGAAAAGATCTCTAGAAACCCCCATTAAGCTGAATAAGTCAGTTGCCCTATGTATTGCTGCATATCAAGAGGATCCAGTCTACTTACGGAAATGTTTACTTTCGGTCAAACGCTTGACGTACCCAGGAATGAAAATCATCATGGTGATCGATGGAAACGCAGACGACGATCTCTATATGATGGATATCTTTCGTGAGATTATGGGGAATGACAGCTGTGCCACTTACGTATGGAAAAATAATTTCCACATGAAAGGCCCCAACGAGACGGACGAAACGCACAGAGAGAGCATGCAGCATGTAACGCAGATGGTTCTCTCCAATAGAAACGTGTGCATCATGCAGAAGTGGAATGGGAAGAGAGAAGTCATGTATACAGCGTTCAAGGCACTGGGGAGAAGCGTGGATTATGTGCAG GTATGCGATTCTGACACAGTACTTGATCCGGCGTCATCAGTGGAGATGGTCAAAGTTCTGGAGGAAGACATTATGGTTGGAGGAGTGGGTGGAGATGTGCAG ATTTTAAACAAGTACGACTCGTGGATTTCTTTCCTGAGTAGCGTTAGATACTGGATGGCGTTTAACATTGAGCGAGCATGCCAGTCTTACTTTGGCTGTGTGCAATGCATTAGTGGACCATTGGGGATGTACCGCAACTCCCTTCTCCATGAATTCATTGAAGACTGGTACAATCAAGAATTTTTGGGCTCCCAGTGCAGTTTTGGGGATGATCGTCATCTAACCAATCGAGTCTTGAGTCTGGGCTATGCAACCAAATACACGGCCAGATCCAAATGCCTTACTGAAACACCCACCGAGTACCTACGGTGGCTCAACCAGCAAACGCGATGGAGCAAGTCCTACTTCAGAGAATGGCTGTACAATTCAATGTGGTTTTATAAACATCACTTATGGATGACCTACGAAGCTGTGATTACTGGATTCTTTCCTTTCTTCCTCATCGCCACTGTCATCCAGCTCTTCTATCGTGGAAGGATCTGGAACATCCTCCTGTTCTTGCTGACAGTGCAACTTGTAGGCCTTATCAAGTCTTCCTTTGCAAGTGCTCTCCGAGGGAACATAGTCATGGTCTTCATGTCCCTCTACTCAGTGTTATACATGTCCAGTTTACTACCTGCCAAAATGTTTGCCATTGCCACCATCAACAAGGCAGGTTGGGGCACATCAGGAAGGAAGACAATAGTTGTGAATTTTATAGGACTGATTCCTATAACCGTTTGGTTTACAATTCTCCTTGGGGGCGTCTGCTACACTATTTGGAGGGAAACAAAAAAGCcattttcagaatctgaaaagATAGTTCTCGTCGTCGGTGCAATACTTTACGCATGCTACTGGGTCATGCTTTTGACTATGTATGTTTCTCTCGTCATGAAATGTGGCAGGCGGAGAAAGGAACCACAACATGACTTGGTGCTTGATGTATGA